Within the Verrucomicrobiia bacterium genome, the region ACCTGAAACCCCCGCTCCCCATTCGGATCCACCACATCCCCCTTCGGATTCAACAGCTCCAGCGACGCCGGCCGATCCACCCCCTCATACGCCACCCCCGGCGCCGGCGGATAAATCCCCCCATCCGTCTGCCCCGCGCTGTTCGGCCCCCACAAATGCCGCCAGTCCATCACCAGCGACACCACCGGTATGTCCCGCAAATGCTCCACCCCAAACCGGTTCGTCGGATTGCTGTCATTCACGATCTGCGGATTCACCCCCCAAAACGTCAGCCCCGGAAACGCCGCCAAATTCGCCAGATTCCCCCCCGTCGTCCCCCACGTCAGCGTGTCCCCCGCACTCAAATTCATCGAGGCCGGCGGCCCGTTCTGCGTCAGCACCTCCTGCAAAAACAAATAACTCTGCGTGTCCACATCGCTGCTCCCCAGCCCGTTCTTCCACGCCCGCGCCCGCACCAGCGTCGTCCGCGTAATCTGCACCGCCGCCGTCGGCGCCACCCCGCTGTTCGCCGCCGGCACCTGAAATCCATTCGTCGGCGTCGGCTCGCTCCCGTTCAACGTATAGGCGATCGTCGCCCCCGGCGTCTCCGACGTGATCAACACCGTGAACGCATTGCTGTAAAAACCCCGATCCACCGAAAACTTCGTATCCTTGCAAAACTCCGTCACCGCGCTCCCCGCGTCATTCGCCGCCCCCGGCGTCGGCCGCGTCAAATACGTCATCGCCCCCGTCGGACTGTTGCTCGGATACCCATACGACACCGTCTGCCGCTGATTCTCATAATAAAACGACTGCACCACCTGCCCCCCCGGCGCCGTCAACACCAGATACCCCGAACCGCGCAGCCGAAAATTCGTGTGCGGCTGCACCCCCGTGATCGCCCGATTCTTCCCGCTCGCAAACACCACCACATACCCGTTGGCCGGCACCGTCGTCCCCGCAAACGTCCACTTCCGCGGATTCCCCGGATCATCCGACAGCGAATATCCCGTCAACGTCAGGTTGCTCGCCGTGTTGTTCTTCAACTCGATCCAATCCGGGTATTCCCCGTCCATGTCCACCGGCGCGTTCGGATCATTCACCCGCGGCAGATTCAGACTCACAAATTCATTGATGTGCACCGCCGGCACCTGCGCCAGCACGCCCATCACCGTGCCCAAAAAACAAAACCCCACCCACACCCGGGGCAGGTACTGCATCAATTCTTTCATGGCTTGACACCTTAAAGGTAACCCAACTGTCACCTGCCTGCCACCCAACTTTTTCCCGCCATCCACGGCACACCACGGCGCGCCAGGCAAAGCACTTACTGGGCTGCCGGACATCTTTGGCAAATGGGTTACACCAATGCAACAAAAGTTTCATCCACCCCCCTCCCACTTTGCATTTTTCATTTTGCACTTCGCACCTTGCACTTTGCATTTTGCATTTCCCCTTCCCCCCTACCTCCACCCCCCAACCCACCCCCCCACACAAACCAACCTTCCCCTCCCCCCTCGCCTCCGCCACCCCATTTTGCATTTTGCATTTTGCACTTTGCATTTTGCACTTTGCACTTTGCACTTTGCACTTTGCATTTCCCACTCCCACCTCCCCCTTGTCTTTTCCGGCCCCTGCGCTACAATCCCCCCCCAAACCCTCTGCCCGTCGCGGCGGGTTGCAACCAAATCACCCGGCACCGCATGAACGGTGGGTCACGACAGCGGCTGGCACACGTGTCCTGGCACTTTGCCCTGGACATGGTCCTCTTCATCCTCGCCTTCATGCTCGGCATCTACCTCCGCTTCCTGGGCGACAGCACCCTGGTCTACACCGCCCAGTGGACCTACTACCCCAGCCTCCTCTGGGGCGCGCTCGTCTTCGCCTCCGCCTCCTACATCTTCGGCCTCTACGCCCCCCAAACCCACCACCAAAGCCTCTTCACCCGCGGCCTGGTCATCCTCCTCAACCTCGGCCTGGCCCTCCTCCTCATGACCGCCATGTTCTATTTGAACTACTCCTCCCGCGTCGGCCGCGGCGTCATGGCCTACAGCTCCCTCTTCGCCTTCCTCTTCATCCTCCTCCACCACGTGCTCATCCTCCGTCAACTCTCCTCCTTCCGCGAGCGCGTCGCCCTCGTCGTCACCGATGAAGAGGACGAAAAAGAAACCCAGTGGTTCGACGCCTTCTGGCAGGGACGCCTCGAACTGGCCGGCGTCGTCTGCGCCCCGGGCTACTCCCCCCGCCTCGGCGCCACCTCCCTCGGCACCACCACCGAACTGCTCGACCTCATGCGCCACCACCGCCTCGACCGCCTCCTCTGCACCAACCGCGCCCTCGACAACCCCCAGCTCTGCCAGGAATTCTGCCGCCTCCGCTACTCCGGCGAAACCGTCATGCCGCTCATCGCCCTCTGCGAAGAAGTCTATCAGCTCGTCCCCCTCGAACTGATGACCCCCGCCTGGCTCATCAACGCCAGCGCCGCACCCCACCTCCTCTACATCAAAAAAGCCAAACGCGGCTTTGACATCCTCGTCTCCCTCCTCGGCCTCCTCGCCCTCGGCCTCCCCCTCCTCGCCGCCATGCTCGCCGTCCGCCTCTCCTCCCCCGGCCCCGTCTTCTACCGCCAAACCCGCACCGGCCGCTTCGGCAAACCCTTCACCCTCCTCAAACTCCGCTCCATGCGCGTGGATGCCGAAGCCGACGGCCCCCGCTGGGCCGCCGCCAACGACGACCGCGTCACCCCCGTCGGACGCTTCCTCCGCCGCTACCGCATTGACGAAATCCCCCAGCTCATCAACGTCCTCCGCGGCGAAATGTCCTTTGTCGGCCCACGCCCCGAACGGCCCGAATTCATCGAAGAACTCGCCCGCCACGTCCCCTACTACAAAGAACGCCTCATGATCCAGCCCGGCCTCACCGGCTGGGCCCAGGTCCGCTACCCCTACGGCGCCTCCATCCAGGACGCCCGCCGCAAACTCGAATACGACCTCTACTACATGAAACACATGAGCCTCTTCCTCGACTGCTTCATCCTCCTCGACACCGTCCGCATCGTCCTCCGCGGCGGCCTCGACGACGCCCAAAAAGCCGCCGTCCCCCACTACCGCGCCCCACGCCTCGCCTCCCTCCCCCTCCCCCAAACCACCCCCACCACACCCGCTCCCGCCCCCGGCGCCCCGCCACGTTGAGGACCTGCCGGCATGTGCGACCCCACCCGCACCCCCGAAGCCCTGCGCCGCCACTTCGAAGTCGAACGCGAGCTCGCCCAACGCCTCCGCCGCTCCTCCCGCGCCGAACGCGCCGCCCTCTACCAAACCCTCTACGCCGAACTCTTCGCCCGCGTCCCCGACCACCCCCGCCTCACCCGCCGCGCCGACCCCGAACGCACCCGCCGCGCCGTCGAAGCCCGCCTCGCCCTCCTCCGCCCCTTCCTCCACCCCGCCCTCACCTTCCTCGAAATCGCCCCCGGCGACTGCGCCCTCGCCCTCGCCCTCTGCCCCCACGTCCGCGAAGTCATCGCCGCCGACATCTCCGACCAATCCGCCCCCGCCGCCCATCGCCCCCCCAATTTCCGCCTCCTCGTCTATGACGGCTTCCACCTCGACCTCCCCCCCCAATCCGTGGACCTCGCCTTCAGCTACCAATGCCTCGAACACCTCCACCCCGACGACCTCCCCGACCACCTCCAGCTCATCCACCGCCTCCTCCGCCCCGGCGGCGCCTACGTCCTCGCCACCCCCCACCGCTACAGCGGACCCCATGACATCTCCGCCCACTTCAGCGACACCCCCCAGGGCTTCCACCTCCACGAATACACCTACACCGAACTCCGCGCCGCCCTCCTCCGCCACGGCTTCACCCGCATCCGCCCCTACCGCGCCGGCCGCCTCCGCCACCACCCCCTCTGGGACACCCTCGAACGCGGCCTCGAAGCCCTCTTTGCCCTTTTCCCCCGCCCCTGGCAGCGCCGCCTGAGCCGCCGCCTCTTTCAAAGCGTCACCGTGGCCGCCTGGAAATGAACCCCTCCCCCGCCACCCCCCCCCGCTGGCTCAACCGCACCGTCCTCGGCATCGGCCTCGCCTCCCTCTTGAGCGACTGGTCCCATGAAATCGCCACCGCCGTCATGCCCGCCTTCCTCGCCAGCCTCGGCGTCGCCGCCGCCTGGCTCGGCCTCATCGAAGGCGTCAGCGATGGCCTCTCCAGCTTCGCCAAAATGGCCAGCGGCTACTACACCGACAAACTCCCCCGCCGCAAACCCATCGCCATCGCCGGTTACCTCGTCACCGCCCTC harbors:
- a CDS encoding exopolysaccharide biosynthesis polyprenyl glycosylphosphotransferase, which encodes MLGIYLRFLGDSTLVYTAQWTYYPSLLWGALVFASASYIFGLYAPQTHHQSLFTRGLVILLNLGLALLLMTAMFYLNYSSRVGRGVMAYSSLFAFLFILLHHVLILRQLSSFRERVALVVTDEEDEKETQWFDAFWQGRLELAGVVCAPGYSPRLGATSLGTTTELLDLMRHHRLDRLLCTNRALDNPQLCQEFCRLRYSGETVMPLIALCEEVYQLVPLELMTPAWLINASAAPHLLYIKKAKRGFDILVSLLGLLALGLPLLAAMLAVRLSSPGPVFYRQTRTGRFGKPFTLLKLRSMRVDAEADGPRWAAANDDRVTPVGRFLRRYRIDEIPQLINVLRGEMSFVGPRPERPEFIEELARHVPYYKERLMIQPGLTGWAQVRYPYGASIQDARRKLEYDLYYMKHMSLFLDCFILLDTVRIVLRGGLDDAQKAAVPHYRAPRLASLPLPQTTPTTPAPAPGAPPR
- a CDS encoding class I SAM-dependent methyltransferase, with the protein product MCDPTRTPEALRRHFEVERELAQRLRRSSRAERAALYQTLYAELFARVPDHPRLTRRADPERTRRAVEARLALLRPFLHPALTFLEIAPGDCALALALCPHVREVIAADISDQSAPAAHRPPNFRLLVYDGFHLDLPPQSVDLAFSYQCLEHLHPDDLPDHLQLIHRLLRPGGAYVLATPHRYSGPHDISAHFSDTPQGFHLHEYTYTELRAALLRHGFTRIRPYRAGRLRHHPLWDTLERGLEALFALFPRPWQRRLSRRLFQSVTVAAWK